In Natronoarchaeum philippinense, a single window of DNA contains:
- a CDS encoding MBL fold metallo-hydrolase — MDPIARVVLPVSDAVPTGTTNAYVIGTSDAVLVDPAGRSSDLDARLDQRSPNAVLVTHAHPDHVGALEQYAAEYDLDVYARAGYEDRFERATGVTPDATLRNGDTISTGGLDISVTATPGHAPDHIALTVRDAADAAASSEDDQMLVGDLAVAEGSVFVGSPDGDMRGYLTALRRLHARAPEALLPGHGPPITDPAAVLSRLVDHRLDRERRVLAAVRDGATTPDAVVEAAYDKDLSGVRDLARRAVIAHLEKLAVEDALDWDGERARPIEE, encoded by the coding sequence ATGGACCCGATCGCTCGCGTCGTTCTTCCCGTTTCGGACGCCGTACCGACCGGCACCACGAACGCGTACGTGATCGGCACGTCCGACGCAGTGCTCGTCGATCCCGCTGGACGATCGTCCGACCTCGATGCCCGCCTCGATCAGCGCTCGCCCAACGCGGTGCTGGTCACCCACGCCCACCCCGACCACGTCGGCGCTCTCGAACAGTACGCCGCAGAATACGACCTTGACGTGTACGCGCGAGCGGGCTACGAGGATCGGTTCGAGCGGGCGACCGGCGTGACGCCGGACGCGACCCTGCGCAACGGAGACACAATTTCGACTGGCGGCCTCGACATCTCGGTAACGGCGACGCCGGGCCACGCGCCGGATCACATCGCGCTGACCGTCCGGGACGCCGCGGACGCCGCGGCGTCGAGCGAGGACGATCAGATGTTGGTCGGTGACCTCGCCGTCGCTGAGGGGAGCGTGTTCGTCGGCTCGCCGGACGGCGACATGCGCGGGTATCTCACCGCGCTCCGGCGGCTGCACGCGCGGGCACCAGAAGCACTGCTGCCTGGGCACGGCCCGCCGATCACCGACCCGGCGGCCGTCCTCTCCCGACTCGTCGACCACCGACTCGACCGCGAGCGCCGCGTGCTGGCGGCCGTCCGCGACGGAGCGACGACGCCCGACGCCGTCGTGGAGGCGGCCTACGACAAAGATCTCTCCGGCGTCCGTGACCTTGCTCGGCGGGCCGTGATCGCGCATCTGGAGAAGCTGGCAGTCGAGGACGCGCTCGACTGGGACGGCGAGCGCGCCCGGCCGATCGAGGAGTGA
- a CDS encoding MarR family transcriptional regulator, translating to MSTTTGEERADRVEEPLSDTEYRDRLRELPPSAKLIAKVLETDAPLSQGQLAEESLLPDRTVRYALNRLEEVGLVGSRYSFRDARKQVYFLHN from the coding sequence ATGAGCACGACCACCGGCGAGGAACGCGCTGACAGGGTAGAGGAACCGCTTTCGGACACCGAGTACCGCGATCGGCTGCGCGAACTCCCGCCCAGCGCGAAGCTGATCGCCAAGGTTCTCGAAACCGATGCGCCCCTCTCGCAGGGCCAGCTCGCCGAGGAATCGTTGCTGCCCGACCGCACAGTTCGATACGCCCTGAACCGGCTCGAAGAGGTCGGCCTCGTCGGCTCCCGATACAGCTTCCGTGACGCCCGCAAACAGGTGTACTTCCTACATAACTGA
- a CDS encoding class I SAM-dependent methyltransferase, with protein sequence MKGQEWYQATDVAQEYDDKRFSRGGRLIDRREKEAVLDAIGPVDGKDVLEIACGTGRFTAMLAERGADVVGLDISAEMLAEARQKAKASGVGDAVEFLRGDAGRLPFEDDEFDAVIAMRFFHLADTPAAYLDELQRVSRDQVMFDTFKRYSTRSIYNWALPMGSRLYSRSEVESLIDGAGLELVEDSHDFVLPYGFYRKIPDSIASTLRSIDTTLGVGPGGDAIASVSYWSASVE encoded by the coding sequence GTGAAGGGCCAGGAGTGGTATCAGGCGACCGATGTCGCCCAAGAGTACGACGACAAGCGGTTTTCCCGCGGCGGTCGACTGATCGACCGGCGCGAAAAGGAGGCCGTACTGGACGCGATCGGTCCCGTCGACGGGAAAGACGTCCTCGAAATCGCCTGTGGAACCGGTCGGTTCACCGCGATGCTCGCCGAGCGCGGCGCCGACGTTGTCGGGCTCGACATCTCCGCCGAGATGCTCGCTGAGGCCCGCCAGAAGGCCAAGGCCAGCGGCGTCGGTGACGCCGTCGAGTTCCTGCGCGGCGACGCCGGCCGACTCCCCTTCGAGGATGACGAGTTCGACGCCGTCATCGCGATGCGATTTTTCCACCTCGCGGACACGCCGGCAGCCTATCTGGATGAACTCCAGCGAGTGTCCCGCGATCAGGTGATGTTCGACACGTTCAAGCGCTATAGCACGCGAAGCATCTACAACTGGGCGCTTCCGATGGGATCGCGGCTGTACTCCCGGTCGGAGGTCGAGTCGCTGATCGACGGCGCCGGCCTCGAACTCGTCGAGGATTCCCACGATTTCGTCCTGCCGTACGGCTTCTACCGGAAGATCCCGGACAGCATCGCCAGCACCCTCCGATCGATCGACACGACGCTCGGCGTCGGACCGGGTGGCGACGCCATCGCGTCGGTCTCGTACTGGTCGGCGAGCGTCGAGTGA
- a CDS encoding glycosyltransferase family 2 protein, whose translation MDLSVVVPTLNAREQLAGCLDALTEHAPDDEVIVVNGPSSDGTTGMVRERGDVDVLVELSDRNVNVSRNAGIEVATGDAVAFVHDELAVEPSWREAVAESLAGGASVVTGPTHRTLRAGMTTENETSNTVAGREVAFFNGGNVAFARPAIEALDGFDEYLETEGARDASHRLAALDYDVCWNDEMGVRGEYGTDGGRPQQEFGAKYRSLSYQLAKNYGLRPTVARSTVASAIRDSLSAAREVTRGDVTPTAWLGTGREVVSSIASGVAAGLRARRDDETCRRNPNGVSTRHDRAVRRYDWR comes from the coding sequence ATGGACCTCTCGGTAGTGGTCCCCACGTTGAACGCCCGGGAACAGCTGGCCGGGTGTCTCGACGCCCTGACGGAACACGCCCCCGACGACGAGGTGATCGTCGTCAACGGGCCCTCGTCGGACGGGACCACCGGGATGGTTCGAGAGCGCGGCGATGTCGACGTGCTCGTCGAACTGTCCGATCGGAACGTCAACGTCTCGCGCAACGCCGGGATCGAGGTCGCAACCGGCGACGCCGTGGCGTTCGTCCACGACGAGCTTGCGGTCGAGCCGTCGTGGCGCGAGGCCGTTGCCGAGTCGCTCGCCGGCGGCGCCAGCGTCGTTACGGGGCCGACCCATCGGACGCTCCGCGCGGGCATGACGACCGAGAACGAAACTTCGAACACCGTCGCCGGCCGCGAGGTCGCGTTTTTCAACGGTGGCAACGTCGCCTTCGCACGCCCCGCGATCGAGGCGCTGGACGGCTTCGACGAGTATCTCGAAACCGAGGGAGCACGCGACGCCTCACATCGACTCGCCGCACTGGACTACGACGTGTGCTGGAACGACGAGATGGGCGTTCGCGGCGAGTACGGTACCGACGGCGGGCGTCCTCAACAGGAGTTCGGCGCGAAGTACCGATCGCTTTCGTATCAGCTTGCAAAGAACTACGGACTCCGCCCGACAGTCGCTCGATCGACGGTTGCGTCCGCGATCCGAGACTCGCTGTCGGCCGCCCGCGAAGTGACCCGCGGCGACGTGACGCCGACAGCGTGGTTGGGAACGGGCCGGGAAGTCGTATCGAGCATCGCCAGCGGCGTCGCCGCGGGACTTCGTGCTCGCCGAGACGACGAGACGTGTCGCCGGAACCCCAACGGCGTCTCGACGCGTCACGATCGGGCCGTCCGACGATACGACTGGCGCTGA
- a CDS encoding amidohydrolase family protein, with protein sequence MLELEHRFRVVDVHARLDAEEGATTGRSITPDTLEREMHQAGVVRSVVFPGHRAGTDYLRANNAVARMSVERPFIAFARINGPRDPGEGATSQLRNLTASRKDHHTAPEDIEKYAYDDRFHGFKLDPARDGLPDEDVLAELEDVGLPVLVHGGEGFPPAAVADSLLSYSFPVILAHFGGYPLNRDLMADAIDVLAAHDDCYLDTSYVRFRDLLERALLEHPDRVLFGSGAPETHPNVAVMEMLTLDVSEDKLRRVFSKNSERVVDALGPDGG encoded by the coding sequence ATGCTGGAACTGGAGCACCGGTTCCGGGTGGTCGACGTGCACGCCCGGCTGGACGCCGAGGAAGGAGCGACGACCGGTCGGTCGATCACGCCCGACACCTTAGAGCGCGAGATGCACCAAGCCGGCGTGGTCCGATCGGTCGTGTTCCCCGGCCACCGCGCCGGGACGGACTACCTGCGGGCGAACAACGCCGTCGCCCGGATGAGCGTCGAACGACCGTTCATCGCGTTCGCGCGGATCAACGGTCCACGGGATCCGGGTGAGGGTGCGACCTCGCAACTGCGTAACCTCACGGCGTCACGCAAGGACCATCACACGGCGCCCGAAGACATCGAGAAGTACGCCTACGACGATCGGTTCCACGGGTTCAAGCTCGATCCGGCACGCGACGGGCTCCCGGACGAGGACGTGTTGGCGGAGCTCGAAGACGTCGGGCTTCCCGTGCTGGTCCACGGCGGCGAGGGATTCCCGCCGGCCGCGGTCGCCGATTCGCTACTTAGCTACTCGTTCCCGGTGATCCTCGCGCACTTCGGTGGTTACCCGCTGAACCGCGACCTGATGGCCGACGCGATCGACGTGCTCGCGGCCCACGACGACTGTTATCTCGACACGAGCTACGTCCGATTCCGCGATCTTCTAGAGCGCGCGCTGCTCGAACATCCCGACCGCGTGCTCTTTGGCAGCGGCGCCCCCGAGACCCACCCGAACGTCGCCGTCATGGAGATGCTGACGCTCGACGTGTCGGAGGATAAGCTTCGGCGCGTGTTCAGCAAGAATTCCGAGCGCGTCGTCGATGCCCTCGGCCCCGACGGCGGCTAG
- the thsA gene encoding thermosome subunit alpha has protein sequence MGGQPLFILSEDSQRTSGKDAQQSNITAGKAISEAVRTTLGPRGMDKMLVSDSGDVVITNDGATILQEMDIEHPAADMIVEVAETQEDEVGDGTTTAAILAGQLLAQAEDLFEDDVHATTIVEGYHEAAELAHDAVDELALEGEVDEDLLHSVAESSMTGKGTGGVTAESLARSVVDAVEHVRSDAGVDRDSITLQTQVGASSSATELVEGILVDEEPVHEQMPGDVEDADIALLDVELGVRTGDVDAEYSVDSVDQLTAAMDAEEEELKEAAQSVADSGADVVFTTDDVDGRVASTLADEGVLVFENLSDDDIRGIASATGARRVGALDDLDAEEFGSADRVRTETYGGDELVFIEGGAAAESVTLFVRGGTEHVVDELERAIKDALDVVTAAADTDSVVPGAGAAEIAIADRVRAESAGVSGRKQLAVEAFADALDAIPRTLAENSGLDPIDALVDLRSEHEAEGRAGLIVDGQTREVGDPVEHGTVDPAAVKHEAVESATEAATLIARIDDVIAAE, from the coding sequence ATGGGTGGACAGCCGCTCTTCATTCTGAGCGAGGACAGCCAGCGAACGTCGGGCAAGGACGCACAGCAGTCCAACATCACCGCCGGAAAGGCAATCAGCGAGGCCGTACGCACGACGCTCGGCCCCCGCGGGATGGACAAGATGCTCGTCTCCGACTCGGGCGACGTCGTGATCACCAACGACGGCGCGACGATCCTCCAAGAGATGGACATCGAGCATCCCGCCGCCGACATGATCGTCGAGGTCGCCGAGACACAGGAGGACGAAGTCGGCGACGGAACGACGACGGCGGCGATTCTCGCGGGCCAGCTGCTCGCCCAAGCCGAGGACCTCTTCGAGGACGACGTGCACGCGACGACGATCGTCGAGGGGTATCACGAGGCCGCCGAGCTCGCCCACGACGCCGTCGACGAGCTCGCACTGGAGGGCGAAGTCGACGAGGACCTGCTTCACTCGGTCGCCGAGTCCAGCATGACCGGCAAGGGCACCGGCGGCGTCACCGCCGAGTCGCTGGCCCGCTCGGTCGTCGACGCCGTCGAACACGTCCGTAGCGACGCCGGCGTCGACCGGGACAGCATCACGCTCCAGACGCAGGTCGGCGCAAGCTCCAGCGCGACCGAGCTCGTCGAGGGTATCCTCGTCGACGAGGAGCCGGTCCACGAGCAGATGCCCGGCGACGTCGAGGACGCCGACATCGCCCTGCTCGACGTCGAACTCGGCGTCCGCACCGGCGACGTCGACGCCGAGTACAGCGTCGACAGCGTCGACCAGCTCACCGCCGCGATGGACGCCGAAGAAGAAGAGCTCAAGGAGGCCGCTCAGTCCGTCGCCGACTCGGGCGCCGACGTGGTCTTCACGACCGACGACGTCGACGGTCGCGTCGCCTCCACGCTCGCCGACGAGGGCGTGCTCGTCTTCGAGAACCTTTCCGACGACGACATCCGTGGCATCGCCAGCGCGACGGGCGCCCGCCGCGTCGGCGCGCTCGATGATCTCGACGCCGAGGAGTTCGGCAGCGCCGACCGCGTCCGCACCGAGACCTACGGCGGCGACGAACTCGTGTTCATCGAGGGCGGCGCTGCAGCCGAGTCGGTCACGCTGTTCGTCCGCGGCGGCACCGAGCACGTCGTCGACGAACTCGAACGCGCCATCAAGGACGCGCTCGACGTCGTCACCGCGGCGGCCGACACCGACAGCGTCGTCCCCGGCGCCGGCGCCGCCGAAATCGCAATCGCAGACCGCGTCCGCGCCGAGTCCGCCGGCGTCTCCGGGCGCAAACAGCTCGCCGTCGAGGCCTTCGCCGACGCGCTCGACGCCATCCCGCGCACGCTCGCCGAGAACTCCGGGCTCGACCCCATCGACGCGCTGGTCGACCTGCGCTCCGAGCACGAAGCCGAGGGCCGGGCCGGCCTGATCGTCGACGGCCAGACCCGCGAGGTCGGTGACCCCGTCGAGCACGGCACCGTCGACCCCGCCGCCGTCAAGCACGAAGCCGTCGAGTCGGCCACCGAGGCCGCGACGCTGATCGCCCGGATCGACGACGTTATCGCTGCTGAGTAA
- a CDS encoding GNAT family N-acetyltransferase, translating to MEFRRLREDEIATFVDDVWLPFAREMADLDEYNELAEDVHRDAVAYRRTQLLDDDAATFVADAEGEIVGYAHVAYAETPVVFARGPEATINEVYVDQDRRGEGLASELLDRAETWADERDCEYVTLSVNADNETARKVYESRGYEVRRLKMDTQL from the coding sequence ATGGAGTTTCGACGCCTCCGCGAGGACGAGATCGCGACGTTCGTCGACGACGTGTGGTTGCCCTTCGCCAGAGAGATGGCCGACCTCGACGAGTACAACGAACTCGCCGAGGACGTCCACCGCGACGCCGTCGCCTACCGACGGACGCAGCTACTGGACGACGACGCGGCGACGTTCGTCGCCGACGCCGAAGGAGAAATCGTCGGGTACGCCCACGTCGCGTACGCCGAAACGCCGGTGGTGTTCGCGCGCGGTCCGGAAGCGACGATCAACGAAGTGTACGTCGACCAGGACCGTCGAGGTGAGGGACTCGCCAGCGAGTTGCTGGACCGGGCCGAGACGTGGGCCGACGAGCGAGACTGTGAGTACGTGACGCTCTCGGTGAACGCGGACAACGAGACCGCAAGGAAGGTCTACGAGTCGCGGGGGTACGAGGTGCGGCGGCTCAAGATGGACACACAGCTATAG
- the tenA gene encoding thiaminase II yields MPFSEELLADGEQIWQAQYDHPFVRELAEGTLDPAAFETWVRQDYRYLLDYARTHAIAGTKAREESTMAHLLGVAERILNEEMDLHREFAAEYGLAPEDLEATAKAPTCVAYTNFLVRTAHEGSLAEIAAAIYPCAQGYLDVAERMAEIQGDADHRYTPFIEKYTSDAFRDAVTQTRELVDRCGEQFPGERDAMREAFLTSARLEHDFWEMAYTTEEWAV; encoded by the coding sequence ATGCCATTCAGTGAGGAACTGCTGGCCGACGGTGAACAGATCTGGCAAGCGCAGTACGACCACCCGTTCGTTCGGGAACTCGCCGAGGGCACGCTCGATCCCGCGGCGTTCGAGACGTGGGTGCGACAGGACTACCGATACCTGCTGGATTACGCCAGAACGCACGCCATCGCGGGGACGAAGGCCCGCGAGGAGTCGACGATGGCCCACCTGCTCGGCGTCGCCGAGCGCATCCTCAACGAGGAGATGGATCTCCACCGGGAGTTCGCCGCCGAGTACGGCTTGGCGCCCGAAGACCTCGAAGCCACGGCGAAAGCCCCCACGTGTGTCGCCTACACGAACTTCCTCGTGCGAACCGCCCACGAGGGGAGCCTCGCCGAGATCGCGGCGGCAATCTACCCCTGCGCGCAGGGGTATCTCGACGTGGCTGAGCGCATGGCCGAAATTCAGGGCGACGCCGACCATCGGTACACGCCCTTCATCGAGAAGTACACTAGCGACGCGTTCCGCGACGCCGTCACTCAGACCCGCGAGCTCGTCGACCGCTGTGGCGAGCAGTTCCCCGGCGAGCGCGACGCCATGCGCGAGGCGTTCCTGACGAGCGCACGACTGGAGCACGACTTCTGGGAGATGGCCTACACCACCGAGGAGTGGGCGGTCTAA